Proteins encoded together in one Mycoplasma miroungirhinis window:
- a CDS encoding ABC transporter ATP-binding protein produces the protein MKIKFKVIAGFSILFAILQVSIFLLFPNLISQLIAQVATFTSRTSQNNDIIIKIIGIIKLGPYDNPTQAITYVSILFIATMILGVMFGMISTALSNYVGMNMSKILRQKLFYHIQSLNSQKINELSQEKLITNLTNDITKIEEGLISSLRRIILGPIFFVGGFIFALLTNTKLSISFAILIPLLITFIGLIFWKGLPLFKKQQQIIDKINLETRESINGVRVIKSYNLEKNQESKFAKISNLWMGVSIKSNLIQIFAFIVTMTLIHISTVIILAIAGFSRPSLENITKENINEYQNFIVSINTFIGYLQVVTHGLVISIFVSVYLFRSQVSAKRYFAVLNIKNNLLTNKNNNKEIESGTIEFKNVSFRYFHDSEKSVLENLNFKIQSGQTIGIIGPTGSGKTTIANLIVHEWDVEKGEVLIDNENIQNYNQEKLNNKISYVYQKPFLFSGSILKNMHLANTNATKEDIDKVLKIADAYDFVYNFEDNLDHNISQDSTNISGGQRQRLFIAQTLLKNPKILIFDDSTSALDNKTDQKVRANIKNNFQNLTTIIISQKLNSIREADKIIVIEDGKISGFDSHSNLLKTNKLYQDIFQSQGGK, from the coding sequence ATGAAAATAAAATTTAAGGTCATTGCAGGATTCAGTATTTTATTTGCAATTTTACAAGTTTCGATTTTTTTACTATTTCCTAACTTAATTTCACAATTAATTGCTCAAGTAGCTACATTTACATCTAGAACTTCCCAAAATAATGATATTATTATAAAAATTATAGGGATTATAAAATTAGGTCCTTATGATAACCCTACCCAAGCAATAACTTATGTTTCAATCTTATTCATTGCTACAATGATTTTAGGAGTAATGTTCGGAATGATTTCGACAGCACTAAGTAACTACGTCGGAATGAATATGTCAAAAATATTAAGACAAAAATTGTTTTATCATATTCAGTCACTTAATAGTCAAAAAATAAATGAACTATCTCAAGAAAAACTAATTACTAATTTAACAAATGATATTACTAAAATTGAAGAAGGATTAATTTCAAGTTTAAGAAGAATTATTCTAGGACCGATATTTTTTGTTGGTGGATTTATTTTTGCATTATTAACAAACACCAAACTTTCTATTTCTTTTGCAATTCTAATACCATTACTTATAACTTTTATTGGATTAATTTTTTGAAAAGGACTACCTTTGTTTAAAAAACAACAACAAATCATTGACAAAATTAATTTAGAAACCAGAGAAAGTATTAATGGTGTTAGAGTTATAAAATCATATAATCTCGAAAAAAATCAAGAATCTAAATTTGCAAAAATTAGCAACTTATGAATGGGTGTATCAATCAAAAGTAATTTAATACAAATATTTGCATTTATTGTTACAATGACATTAATTCATATCTCTACAGTTATTATTTTAGCAATTGCAGGTTTTTCAAGACCAAGTTTAGAAAATATAACTAAGGAAAATATAAATGAATATCAAAATTTCATTGTTTCTATTAATACTTTTATAGGTTATTTACAAGTAGTTACTCATGGACTGGTAATTAGTATTTTTGTTAGTGTATATTTATTTAGAAGCCAAGTATCTGCAAAAAGATATTTTGCAGTTTTAAATATTAAAAATAATTTATTAACCAATAAAAATAATAACAAGGAAATTGAATCAGGTACAATTGAGTTTAAAAATGTTAGTTTCCGTTATTTCCACGATTCAGAAAAAAGTGTTTTAGAAAATTTAAACTTTAAAATCCAATCAGGTCAAACGATAGGAATTATTGGTCCTACAGGTTCTGGTAAAACAACTATTGCTAACTTAATTGTACATGAGTGAGATGTAGAAAAAGGTGAAGTTTTAATTGATAATGAAAATATTCAAAATTATAATCAAGAAAAGTTAAACAATAAAATTTCTTATGTTTATCAAAAACCATTTTTATTTAGTGGAAGTATTTTAAAAAATATGCATCTAGCAAATACAAATGCTACAAAAGAAGATATTGATAAAGTATTAAAAATAGCTGATGCATATGATTTTGTTTATAATTTCGAAGATAATTTAGATCATAATATTTCACAAGACTCAACAAACATTAGTGGAGGACAAAGACAAAGATTGTTTATTGCTCAAACACTTTTAAAAAACCCTAAAATTCTTATTTTTGATGATTCAACTAGTGCATTAGACAACAAAACAGATCAAAAAGTAAGAGCAAATATCAAAAATAATTTCCAAAATCTAACAACTATTATTATTAGTCAAAAATTAAATTCAATTCGTGAAGCAGATAAAATTATTGTAATTGAAGATGGAAAAATATCAGGATTTGATTCTCATAGTAATTTATTAAAAACTAATAAACTATATCAAGATATTTTTCAATCACAAGGAGGTAAATAA
- a CDS encoding ABC transporter ATP-binding protein — MRFAPPKQPNAEKININYYKEFKHLISLYDIPKYAIFLIYLITLIATSTIIATNYLIGWVFDKYFSSQALNKPLDTNNFILILITIAICYIISNLMILLTNIISVRSSQKAATQIRLKAYNKLMKMPISYFDKQNSGSLMSTLTNDIDMLAQGLLLVISKFMILINFTILSILLIFIISPYLALLSILLIIFLYSFAFIFLKIAMPQFRKRQDTLSNLNGYIEEIIKGQHLIRSFNKIEWVNKEFDKFNNSLVKPSLKANIFSQMVYPYSNFASMILQLIVTIVGTLLIINNKNGGNGILTFGNLIVITIYLKMFTNQLLESVDIVSSLQSAVASSSRIRELTNLKPQIDQTQLENINDFKGDVKFENVDFSYTNNPNKLQLKNATFWAKKGQTIAIVGPTGAGKTTIVNLLSKFYFPLNGNILLDNKNILSINEKSWREQISIVLQDTYLFKGTILENLRYGNLNATDEEIKQAAKTSFAEDFILKLDHNYNTIIDQTGSILSQGERQLISITRAILANKNILVLDEATSNVDTQTEKKIQSAMLHLMKGKTSFVIAHRLSTIVSATLILVVNNGEIIEKGTHQELMALNGFYTKMYNTGFENNN, encoded by the coding sequence ATGAGATTTGCACCACCTAAACAACCAAATGCTGAAAAAATAAACATAAATTATTATAAGGAATTTAAACATTTAATTAGTTTATATGATATTCCTAAATATGCAATATTTTTGATTTACTTAATTACTTTAATAGCAACTTCAACTATTATTGCAACTAATTACTTAATAGGTTGAGTTTTTGATAAATATTTTTCTTCACAAGCATTAAATAAACCACTAGATACAAATAACTTTATTTTAATTTTAATCACCATTGCAATTTGTTATATTATAAGTAATTTAATGATACTATTAACAAACATAATTAGTGTCAGATCAAGCCAAAAAGCAGCAACTCAAATAAGATTAAAAGCTTATAATAAACTAATGAAGATGCCAATAAGTTATTTTGATAAGCAAAATTCTGGTAGTTTAATGAGTACATTAACAAATGATATAGATATGCTTGCTCAAGGTCTTTTATTGGTTATTTCTAAATTTATGATTTTGATCAATTTTACAATATTATCCATATTATTAATTTTTATCATAAGTCCTTACTTGGCTTTATTATCTATATTATTAATCATCTTTTTATACTCATTTGCATTTATATTTTTAAAAATTGCAATGCCGCAATTTAGAAAAAGACAAGATACATTAAGTAATCTAAATGGTTATATTGAAGAAATTATTAAAGGACAACACTTAATTCGATCTTTTAACAAAATTGAATGAGTCAATAAAGAATTTGATAAATTTAATAATTCATTAGTAAAACCTTCGCTAAAGGCAAATATATTTTCACAAATGGTATATCCATATTCAAATTTTGCAAGTATGATATTACAATTAATTGTTACCATTGTTGGTACATTATTAATAATTAATAACAAAAATGGTGGAAATGGAATATTAACTTTTGGAAATTTAATTGTAATTACTATTTATCTAAAAATGTTTACTAATCAATTATTAGAATCAGTTGATATTGTTTCTTCTTTACAATCTGCTGTTGCTTCAAGTTCTAGAATAAGAGAACTAACAAATTTAAAACCTCAAATAGATCAAACACAATTAGAAAATATTAATGATTTTAAAGGTGATGTTAAATTTGAAAATGTTGATTTTTCTTATACCAATAATCCAAATAAATTACAACTTAAAAACGCAACTTTTTGAGCTAAAAAAGGACAAACAATTGCAATTGTTGGTCCTACTGGTGCAGGAAAAACCACAATTGTCAATTTATTATCTAAATTTTATTTTCCATTAAATGGAAATATTCTTTTAGATAATAAAAATATCTTATCAATTAATGAAAAATCTTGAAGAGAACAAATTTCTATTGTTTTACAAGATACTTATTTATTTAAAGGTACTATTTTAGAAAACTTAAGGTATGGAAACTTAAATGCAACTGATGAAGAAATCAAGCAAGCTGCAAAAACATCTTTTGCTGAAGATTTTATTTTAAAATTAGATCATAACTATAATACAATAATTGATCAAACTGGTTCAATCCTAAGTCAAGGTGAAAGACAATTAATATCAATAACTAGAGCAATTTTAGCAAATAAAAATATTTTAGTTTTAGATGAAGCAACGTCTAATGTAGATACACAAACAGAAAAGAAAATTCAAAGCGCAATGTTACATTTAATGAAAGGTAAAACATCTTTTGTAATAGCACATCGTCTTTCCACAATAGTATCTGCAACTTTAATATTAGTAGTTAATAATGGAGAAATTATTGAAAAAGGAACACACCAAGAACTTATGGCATTAAATGGTTTTTATACCAAAATGTATAATACTGGTTTTGAAAATAATAATTAG